Part of the Clostridiaceae bacterium genome is shown below.
TACATACCGTTCATTCCGCCGAATACAGTTACATCACCCTGGGTGGCTTCAAGTATTTCCGCAATCTTGATAATTGTTGGAGGTGCTTCAACTTTAACATACTGTATGTTCTCGAACTCCTTCGCCAGCTTAGCTATAAGCGATGAAGGAATATTAACATTACTGGCTAATGGAGCATCCTGTATCATTATTGGAATATCCACTGCATGTGCGATTTTTGCAAAGTACTCGTACAATCTTTTCCCATCCGGCTTTACCATTGATGGAGCCATAACCATCAATGCATCTGCGCCTTGACGTTGCGCTTCAATACTTAGCTGCACCGCTCCCTCCGCAGATGTATGTCCACTTCCAAATATTAACGGGATCCTGCCTTTTATTTCATTCTTAACCACTTCTGCTATTTTATACTTTTCAGAAGCAAGCAAAGTATACGTCTCGCTTGCCATTCCAAAAAGACCTAACCCGTCTACTTCTGCCGTCAATTCAAATCTAACAAGCTCCTTTAAGCTATCGTAATCCACACTTCCGTCTTCATTAAACGGAGTGGCAAGAATCGGGAAAACTCCGCTAAATCTTATTTTATTAACAGTGCTCATACCAATTATTCCTCCATAATTATTACATAATATTATATCATAACTATTTTCCCTGAAAATACTACTCAAAAGATATTCTTCTACCTGAAGTAAATTATATACTTGGCATATATCTAATATTGTAATATATTATAATTTGATAGGTGGTGCATACCTAATGAATGATAAATATATTCATAAAACGGAATTGTATATCTTAATCAATATCATATAGTATTTTGTCGTAAAATTAGACGTAAAGTATTAGTTGGTAATGTTGAAAAAGATCTAAGACAAATATATTATTATATAGCAATGAAAAAAATGTAGAAAAAGAAGCATTAGAAATAATACCAGACCATGTTCATATGTTTATATGTTTGATCCTCGACAACCATTGCATGAATTAATACGATATTTTGAAAGAACAAGTAGTAGAATATTAAGAAATAAATATTTAGAATTAAGAAGTAGAATATACGTGTATCATGCGGTTAAAAAAGGACAGCTACCCGTATCTAACTTTTTGGAAAAAACATAATTCTTATCCAATTAAAACAAAATATTAGTAATATAACTGCAAAACAAGGAGGAATATTTATGCGGAAAAAAATCATACAGGAAATTCTAGATAACAAAATTATTGCCATTGTGCGCGGACTTAAGCCTGAACAATGTCTGAGGCTGGCTGAGGCACTTTACAAAGGTGGCATAAAAATGATTGAAATAACATTCCACCAGGCAAATCCTGATTCTTTTTCAGATACTGCCAAATCTATATCCTCTATTAATAAACATTTTGATGGTAAAGTAATTACCGGTGCAGGTACCGTTGTAACACCCGAGCAAGTAGAAATGGCTTTTGAAGCAGGTGCAAAGTATATCATTTCTCCTAACACTGATTTATCAGTAATTGAAAAAACACGGGCTCTTGATCTTGTATCAATACCTGGAGCACTGACACCATCGGAAGTATTAGCTGCTCATAATGCCGGTGCTGATTTCGTTAAAATATTCCCTGCAAGTAACTTTGGCAGTAGCTATATTAAGGCAATAAAAGCACCAATTAGCCATGTCCGGCTGCTTGCGGTTGGAGGAATAAACGAGAAGAATATTAAAGAATATTTGGGCAGTGGAGCAGCAGGTGTGGGTGTCGGTGGAAACCTGGTTAATAAAAAATGGATTGAAAACGGTGAGTTTGACAAAATTACTGCATTGGCAAAAGAGTATATAAATAATATGAAAGGATAGTGATAATAAAATGGCAAGGGTTATCACCTTTGGAGAAATCATGATGAGGCTAAATCCGGAAGGTTATCTACGCTTCACTCAGGCTACAAAATTTGAAGTTTCTTATGCGGGCGGTGAGGCAAATGTTGCAGTCTCTGTCGCCAACTACGGTTTGGACTCGGTGTTTATATCCAAATTACCAGACAACGATATTAGCAGATGCGTTATTAATGAATTGCGAAAGTATGGAGTTGATACGCGAAACATTGTTTACGGTGGTCCAAGACTTGGAATTTACTTTGTTGAAAAAGGCGCATCTCAGCGTGCATCTAAAGTTATCTATGACCGTGCCGGTTCCTCAATTGCACTGGCAAAACAAGAAGATTTTAACTGGGACAAAATCTTTGAAGGAGGAGATTGGTTCCATTTTACAGGTATTACACCCGCATTGGGCGGAGAACTCCCAAAAATATGTCTCGAAGCCTGCAAAACAGCTAAGGAAAAAGGACTCACAGTAAGCTGTGACCTCAACTACCGCAAGAAACTCTGGAGTAGAGAACAGGCGCGCGAAGTTATGCAAGAGCTTATGCCATATGTTGATGTCTGTATTGGCAATGAAGAGGATGCATATGATGTCTTCGGAATAGCCGCTGAGAATACAGATATAGAAGGTGGCGTAATTAACGAAGCAGGATATTTAAATGTTGCAAAGCAGCTGACAGAAAGGTTTGGCTTTAAAAAGGTGGCTTTCACATTACGGGGAAGCATTTCAGCCAGCGACAACAATTGGGCAGGTATGCTGTATGTTAATGATAAAGCATACTTTTCACCCTCCTACAAAATACATATAGTAGACAGAGTCGGCGGTGGTGACAGTTTCAGCGGTGCTCTGATATACTCGTTAATAAGTGGTTTTGATGCTCAGAAAGCCATTAATTTTGCTGTTGCAGCTTCCTGCTTAAAACATACAATTGAGCATGATTTCAACCTGGTAAGTGTAGCAGAAGTAAACTCTCTTGCTGCAGGAAACACCTCCGGTCGTGTACAGCGGTAAAACATTCTCATTGTTTTCTAATATAACCGCATTTTTGATGATGCAGTAGCCTATGGAGGATGGGCAATCAATGTTCACCCTCCATTAAATTTATTCCATAAAGGGCCACCTACTCAGTTTCTGAATTTTGCAGGAGCATATGCCATTTCTTACAGGTGATATTATTAAAAAATATCAATAATTTAATGATGGCAGGCCGTTAAGAATCACCAGGTAAAATTCTTGCCCTTAGAACTTGTGCGGAAATACCGTCTCAGCATTCTCAGGAACAAAGAATGTGTTTATAGTGTGTCAACATATGGCTACCCCAATGCACGGGTATTTGAGGTAAGGATATATTAATTATTGTTTTATTGCTCCTACAATAAGACCTGATATTAATTTTCTCTGGAATATAAGGTACAGTATAATAACAGGAACTGCAATAATAACTGTAGCTGTAGAAGTTAATGCCACGTCAATAGAATACTTGGTCCTGAAAGCGTTCAGCCCCAAAGGAACTGTACGTAACCTGTCACTTGTAATCATAATGGTCGGAAGCATGAAATTATTCCAGGAGGAAACTAAATTGAAAATTATAATAGAAATAACCGCCGGCTTTATCAAAGGAGTTACAATGGAAAACAGAGTACGGTATTCCCCGGCTCCATCAATACGGGCTGATTCAACCAGCGATATAGGAATCACTTTCATAAAACTTCTTATTAAATACACTGAAAAAGGCAACCAAAGGGCTATTTGAGGAAAAATAATTGCCATATGTGTATTCATCATATTAAGAGTCTTTATATTACGAAATAAAGGAATCATTACTAATTCAAATGGAATCAATAATCCAAAAATAATTAAAGATTCTAAAAATCTTTTTCCATGGAATTCCAAATAGCACAGACAATAAGAAATCAAAACGCAGCAAATTACAATTCCGATTACTGTTAAAGCTGCTACATAAATGCTATTCCAAAAGTATGTGGAAAACCGTGCTGCCTTCCATGCTTTGATATAGTTATCAAAATATAATTTTTTAGGAAGTGCTAAAGAACCATAACGCACAAAATCTTCATTGGACTTCAAAGAAGTCATTACAATCCAAAGTACCGGCAAAAGTGAGTAGCAGGAAAATAATATAATGAAAAACACATCCGATACTATAGTTCTTATGCTCTTATTCCTCATTGCATATCTATCCTTTCTGCAGCTCTGTTATAGGCCATAGATACACTAAACAGCAATATTGCAAGGGCGATGGAAATACTTGCCGAATAGCCAACTCTTCCGCTTTGTATACCTTCGTTGTAGGCATAGTAAGAAAGAATATATGAGTTATATCCTGGCCCTCCCTTTGTAGTAATAAACACTACATCCAAAACCTTAAAAGAGCTAATAATCTGCAGCAGTATTGTAGTAACCAAAGTTCCGCGTATACTTGGCAGGGTAATATGCCAAAACTGCTTGCGAAGTGAACAGCCATCAATAGTTGATGCTTCATAAAGCTGCGGGTTAACACCCTGAATGGCGGCACAAAAAACTACCGTATCAAATCCATAAGTCAACCAAATATATATTCCTAGCAATGACCACATAACCAATTTAGGATCTCCCAGCCAGGAACTTTTCAAAAAACCTGCTCCTATCAGGTCAAGAAAAGCATTAATAGGACCGTTTGTTGGTTCATAGAGCCATGTCCAAATTAAACAAGTAACCGTAACAGAAAGAATTTGAGGCATGAAAAAAATCATTTGCCATACATTTGATGATTTAATTCTGTGTCCGACCAATATATTTGCCTGGAAGATACCGATAATAACCGGCACGGCAGTTCCCAATACCATCCAGAATAAATTATTTTTTAGCGCTATGTAAAATTTGCTGGTATTAGAGGTAAACAACTCAATATAATTTTGTAATCCTATAAATTTGGGTGCATTCAGGCCATTCCAGTCAGTAAAACTTATTACTATCGTTTGCAAAAAAGGAATAAAAACAAAAACCAAAAATATCAGCATACCAGGAAATAGCATGGAATATGCCACCAAATCTTTTTTAAGGGTTTCCTTTTTTTTATTGCCACTGACCTTACTACTACTGATCTGAGCCAATATATCACCTCCTATATTTTGCAAATTATATTGACAATACTTTTTGTTTCTTATAACGACGATATATACCGTCTATTTCATATTTTAAACTACTGGCGTATATACCGCCAGTAGTTTAAAATATAATTCCATAAATTACCTGCTTTGTACAGAAGCCTTACCTTGTTCATAGCTT
Proteins encoded:
- a CDS encoding sugar kinase, whose product is MARVITFGEIMMRLNPEGYLRFTQATKFEVSYAGGEANVAVSVANYGLDSVFISKLPDNDISRCVINELRKYGVDTRNIVYGGPRLGIYFVEKGASQRASKVIYDRAGSSIALAKQEDFNWDKIFEGGDWFHFTGITPALGGELPKICLEACKTAKEKGLTVSCDLNYRKKLWSREQAREVMQELMPYVDVCIGNEEDAYDVFGIAAENTDIEGGVINEAGYLNVAKQLTERFGFKKVAFTLRGSISASDNNWAGMLYVNDKAYFSPSYKIHIVDRVGGGDSFSGALIYSLISGFDAQKAINFAVAASCLKHTIEHDFNLVSVAEVNSLAAGNTSGRVQR
- a CDS encoding carbohydrate ABC transporter permease is translated as MRNKSIRTIVSDVFFIILFSCYSLLPVLWIVMTSLKSNEDFVRYGSLALPKKLYFDNYIKAWKAARFSTYFWNSIYVAALTVIGIVICCVLISYCLCYLEFHGKRFLESLIIFGLLIPFELVMIPLFRNIKTLNMMNTHMAIIFPQIALWLPFSVYLIRSFMKVIPISLVESARIDGAGEYRTLFSIVTPLIKPAVISIIIFNLVSSWNNFMLPTIMITSDRLRTVPLGLNAFRTKYSIDVALTSTATVIIAVPVIILYLIFQRKLISGLIVGAIKQ
- a CDS encoding bifunctional 4-hydroxy-2-oxoglutarate aldolase/2-dehydro-3-deoxy-phosphogluconate aldolase, producing the protein MRKKIIQEILDNKIIAIVRGLKPEQCLRLAEALYKGGIKMIEITFHQANPDSFSDTAKSISSINKHFDGKVITGAGTVVTPEQVEMAFEAGAKYIISPNTDLSVIEKTRALDLVSIPGALTPSEVLAAHNAGADFVKIFPASNFGSSYIKAIKAPISHVRLLAVGGINEKNIKEYLGSGAAGVGVGGNLVNKKWIENGEFDKITALAKEYINNMKG
- a CDS encoding dihydrodipicolinate synthase family protein, with protein sequence MSTVNKIRFSGVFPILATPFNEDGSVDYDSLKELVRFELTAEVDGLGLFGMASETYTLLASEKYKIAEVVKNEIKGRIPLIFGSGHTSAEGAVQLSIEAQRQGADALMVMAPSMVKPDGKRLYEYFAKIAHAVDIPIMIQDAPLASNVNIPSSLIAKLAKEFENIQYVKVEAPPTIIKIAEILEATQGDVTVFGGMNGMYMYEEFLCGSAGTMPACEFPDVAVSIYRNFINGKHDEAREIFYKYLPMIRIGTLPNYAMSVHKEILKKGGVIKSAYVRNPNSPLDDETRKVVFETLKNRELLALNWNKRNNPST
- a CDS encoding sugar ABC transporter permease, with product MAQISSSKVSGNKKKETLKKDLVAYSMLFPGMLIFLVFVFIPFLQTIVISFTDWNGLNAPKFIGLQNYIELFTSNTSKFYIALKNNLFWMVLGTAVPVIIGIFQANILVGHRIKSSNVWQMIFFMPQILSVTVTCLIWTWLYEPTNGPINAFLDLIGAGFLKSSWLGDPKLVMWSLLGIYIWLTYGFDTVVFCAAIQGVNPQLYEASTIDGCSLRKQFWHITLPSIRGTLVTTILLQIISSFKVLDVVFITTKGGPGYNSYILSYYAYNEGIQSGRVGYSASISIALAILLFSVSMAYNRAAERIDMQ